Within the Mycobacterium gordonae genome, the region CCCGGCGGTTGGAGACCGGAGCGCCTTCAATCGGCCGAACACCGTCGGCCGATCTGACGGCACGTCGCTGCGCCGTCTTGGCTAGCTCGCTCATCGTCCTCAATCTGGTCGCTTGTGCCGGCGACCGTTGTGTCATCCCCCGCGGTCGCGCTTTGTCTGCCATGACCTTACTACCTGCGGGCTACCTGGGGTGTTAGGTCGATGTGAAGCGGGCCGAGGCGTTTTTCGGGCGCGCCAGGGCTGGTTGCCCGCTGCTGCTGTGCGATCCTGGGAAAATGACGTCCCAGTGGCCGCCCCGCGGTACCGGCCGCGCGCCTGTGCTGCGTGACGACTGGCGTGAGCCGCTGCGGGCCCAGCGTGACCCACTGGGACAGAGTGCCGGCCGGGTCCGCGCGGATCGGGACCGGCCGCGCCAATGGCGAAAGCAAACCTGGCTGGGACGGTTCGTGTCCACCTACGGCTGGCGGGCCTACGCGCTGCCCCTGCTGACGGTGCTCACCCTGGTCGTCGTCTACCAGACGGTGACCGGGACGAGCACCCCGAAGCCGGCGGCGCGATCGATCCACCAGGAGCCGCCCACCATCGGTGCGGTGGGCACGTCGATCATCGACATGCCGCCGCGCGGTCTCGTCGCGTTCGACGCGAACCTGCCGGCCGGCACCCTGCCCGACGGCGGGCCCTACACCGAGGCCGGGGACAAGACCTATCGCGTCATCCCGGGTGGCACCCCGCAGATCGGTCAGGGCACCGGCAAGGTGTTCCGCTACACCATCGAGATCGAGAACGGTATGGACCCGAACATGTACGGCGGCGACACCGCGTTCGCACAGATGGTCGACATGACACTGGCCAATCCCAAGGGCTGGACCCACAACCCGCAGTTCGCGTTCATCCGGATCGATGCAACTAGTGGGAGCAAGCCGGATTTCCGCGTATCGCTGGTGTCGCCGGTGTCGGTGCGGGAGGGCTGCGGCTACGAGTTTCGGCTCGAGACGTCCTGCTACAACCCGTCTTTCGGGCCGGATCGGCAGTCGCGAGTATTCATCAACGAGGCGCGCTGGATCCGCGGAGCCGTCCCATTCGAGGGTGATGTCGGCTCCTACCGGCAATACGTGATCAACCACGAAGTGGGCCACGCCATCGGATATGTCAAGCATGAGCCGTGCGATCAGCAAGGTGCGCTGGCGCCGGTGATGATGCAGCAGACGTTCTCCACCTCGAACGACGACGGGGCCAAGTTCGACCCCGATCAGGTCAAGGCCGACGGCAAGACGTGCCGGTTCAATCCCTGGCCGTACCCGATCGCCTGACTGGCGCGAGCAGACACAAAAGCACCCGTTCTCGCTCCGAAATGGGTGCATTTGCGTCTGCTCGCTGGCGGGCTGATCGCCTAACCTCAAAGATGTGACGCCATCGTTGCCGCCGCTAGTGGAACCCGCCGCCACGCTCAGCCGTGCGGAGGTGGCTCGCTACAGTCGCCACCTGATCATTCCGGACCTGGGGATGGATGGGCAGAAGCGGCTGAAGAACGCCCGCGTGCTGGTGATCGGCGCCGGGGGACTCGGATCGCCGACGTTGCTGTATCTGGCGGCGGCCGGAGTCGGCACCATCGGGATCGTCGACTTCGATGTGGTCGACGAGTCCAACCTGCAGCGGCAGATCATTCACGGCACTGCGGACGTCGGACGGTCCAAGGCGCAGTCGGCGCGCGACTCGATCATGGCGATCAATCCCCTGATCGAGGTGCGACTGCACGAGTTCCGCCTCGAGGCGGACAACGCTGTCGACCTGTTCGGCCGGTACGACCTGATCCTGGATGGAACCGACAACTTCGCCACCCGGTATCTGGTCAACGACGCCGCGGTCCTGGCCGGCAAGCCGTACGTGTGGGGTTCGATATACCGCTTCGAGGGCCAGGCCTCCGTGTTCTGGGAGGACGCGCCGAATGGGCTGGGCCTGAACTACCGGGATCTGTACCCGGAGCCGCCGCCGCCGGGCATGGTGCCGTCGTGCGCCGAGGGCGGTGTGCTGGGCATCATCTGCGCCTCGATTGCCTCAGTCATGGGAACCGAGGCGATCAAGCTGATCACCGGCATCGGCGAGACTCTGCTGGGCCGGTTGATGGTCTACGACGCACTGGAAATGAGCTACCGCACCATCCGGATCCGCAAAGACCCCTCGACGCCGAAGATCACGGAGCTGATCGACTACGAGCAGTTCTGTGGCGCGCTGTCCGAGGACGCCGCAACGGCGGCCAGCGGATCGACCATCACACCGCTGGAACTGCGCGCGATGTTGGACGCCGGCAAGAAGCTGGCCCTGATCGACGTTCGCGAGCAGGTGGAGTGGGACATCGTGCACATCGACGGGGCCCAACTGGTGCCGAAGGGCATGATCACCTCCGGCGAGGGCCTGGCGCGGTTGCCACAAGACCGGCCCACGGTGCTGTACTGCAAGAGCGGGGTGCGGTCGGCGGAGGCGCTGGCCGCGGTGAAACAGGCCGGATTCTCCGACGCCGTGCATCTGCAGGGCGGGATCGTGGCGTGGGCCAGGCAGATCGAGCCCGACATGGTCGTGTACTAGAACCTCGCGCCGACCGACACGCTCGGCCTTTGTGGAGATCGCCGCGCCCGCCCGCTGGGTTGGACTGTGGGGCTCCTCAGCGTGTGCATTCCGGCGCGCATCGTCGCCCGCTGGGTTGGACTGTGGGGCTCCTCAGCGTGTGCATTCCGGCGCGCATCGTCGCCCGCTGGGTTGGATTGTGGGGCTCCTCAGCGTGTGCATTCCGGCGCGCATCGTCGCCCGCTGGGTTGGATTGTGGGGCTCCTCAGCGTGTGCATTCCGGCGCGCATCGTCGCCCGACTAGGCTGACCGCTGTGACAGTCGAGCCGCCGCCCGAACATGTGCTGGCGGCTTTCGGTTTGACCGGAGTCCAGCCCGCGGCCCTGGGTCCCGCCTGGGAGGGCGGCTGGCGATGCGGCGAAGTGGTCTTGTCGATGGTCGCCGACAACGCACGCGCCACGTGGTCGGCCCGGGTGCGGGAGACGTTGTTCGTCGACGGTGTGCGGCTGGCCCGGCCGGTCCGTTCCACCGACGGCCGCTACGTAGTGTCGGGCTGGCGGGCAGACACGTTCGTCGCCGGCGCCCCGGAGGCCCGCCACGACGAAGTCGTCTCGGCTGCGGTTCGGCTGCATGAGGCCACCGGCAAGCTGGAGCGCCCCCGATTCCTCACCCAGGGGCCCACCGCACCGTGGGCCGACGTCGACGTCTTCATCGCCGCCGACCGCGCCGCCTGGGAGGAACGGCCGATGCAGTCGGTGCCTCCCGATGCCCGCACCGCACCGCCGTCCGCGGACGCGCAACGATCCGTTGAATTGATCAATCAGCTTGCGACACTGCGCAAGCCGACCCGCAGCCCAAACCAATTGGTGCACGGAGACCTCTACGGCACCGTGCTTTTCGCCGGCACCGCACCCCCCGGTATCACGGACATCACCCCGTACTGGCGGCCTGCGTCGTGGGCGGCCGGTGTGGTGGTCGTCGATGCCCTGTCCTGGGGCGAGGCCGACGACGGCCTCATCGAACGATGGAGCGCATTGCCGGAGTGGTCGCAGATGTTGTTGCGTGCGTTGATGTTCCGCCTAGCGGTACACGCGCTGCACCCGCGGTCCACCGCTGAGGCGTTTCCGGGTCTGGCCCGCACCGCGGCCATGGTGCGGATGATTCTCTAGTTCCCGAATTCGTGGCGTACCTCGCTCAGCGCGATCCGCCCGTCTACCGAGAACACCCCCTCCGCGCGCAGCAGCTCCAGCTGTCGGGTGGTCAGATGCGCGGCGGGCCGACCCGACGCGGTGATCACCCGGTGCCAAGGCAGATCCGCGGAGTCGGTGCGCATGATCCAGCCGACGATGCGCGGGCTGGAAAGCCCTGCCGCAGAAGCGATGTCACCGTAGGTCGACACTCTGCCGACCGGGATGGCCGCGACCAGCGAACGCACCCGCTCAATCTGCTCGTCGGTCACCGCTGCCATGGTTACCGCGCGGCCAGCCGCTTACGCACCAGTGCGGCAACGTCATCGGGCTTGGCGTGCGGCACCATGTGGTCGCATTCGTAATCCAGCAGCTCGAAGTCTTCTCCCAGCCGCTCGCGCAATCCGGCGATCAGCCCGTCGCTGACATACGGCGGCGACGTCCACATCGCACGAACCAGCGTCGTCGGCACTCCGGCCGGCGGCAGCACGACGTCGCGCGCCAACTCGCTCCAGTAGGACATCATGGCGGGCAGGCTGATCCGCCAGCCGTACCGCCCGTTGGGCAGCTGCACCAGGTGTTCGTCGACATCGGCGTCGAGCACGGCCGGATCCACGTCAGCCCACACTCCGCTGCCCTTCTCCTGGCGCGCCTCAGCCCGCTCGGCGTAGTCGGGGGAGGCGAACATGGCCTCGGCGATCTCGGCCATCCATTGCCCGTCCAAACCGGTCGCGGGATCCAGCAGCAGCAATGACGACACCAGGTCGGGTCTGGCCGCCGCCAGGTGCATCGCCACCGCTGAGCCGAACGAATGCCCCACCACCAGGGCCGGAGCATCGGCCTGGGCATCGAGCAGCGCGGCGAGAGCGGCGACGTTGGCCTCGATGGTCCATGGCGCGGCCCACGACGAGCGGGCATGCCCGAGCAGATCGGGTGCGGCCACCGCGATTTCGGGCACATAGTCCGCCAAGTGCTGCCAGCGCCGCCCATGACCGGTCAAGCCGTGCAACGCCAACATCTGGATGGAGCCGGACGGGCCGAAGCGGTGCACATGAAGGGTCACGCTTCGATGATGCCAGTCGGTATCGGGCCTGCTCGCGGCAACTTGTCAGAGGCTGGTGATTGCATGCGGTCATGCCGATGCAGTGGGATCCAGGGGCGCGCGAGGTTCTGCAGCGCCGGTTTCGCGGGCAGGTGCGCATCCTGGGCGGCCCCGGTACCGGCAAGAGCACCCTGCTGGTCGAGGCGGCGATCGCACATATCGCGGCGGGCGTTGCGCCGGAATCGGTTCTGCTGCTGAGCAGCTCGGGCCGGATGGGGATGCGCGAACGGAGCGCGCTAACCAGGGTCCTGCTGGGATCGAGTCGGTCGGCGGCCGTGCGCGAACCGTTGGTGCGCACGCTGCACAGCTACGCCTACGCCGTGTTGCGCAGGGCCGCCGAGCGGGTCGGAGACCCTTCGCCACGGCTGCTCACCAGTGCCGAACAGGACGCCATCATCCGGGAACTGCTGGCCGGCG harbors:
- the moeZ gene encoding adenylyltransferase/sulfurtransferase MoeZ; the encoded protein is MTPSLPPLVEPAATLSRAEVARYSRHLIIPDLGMDGQKRLKNARVLVIGAGGLGSPTLLYLAAAGVGTIGIVDFDVVDESNLQRQIIHGTADVGRSKAQSARDSIMAINPLIEVRLHEFRLEADNAVDLFGRYDLILDGTDNFATRYLVNDAAVLAGKPYVWGSIYRFEGQASVFWEDAPNGLGLNYRDLYPEPPPPGMVPSCAEGGVLGIICASIASVMGTEAIKLITGIGETLLGRLMVYDALEMSYRTIRIRKDPSTPKITELIDYEQFCGALSEDAATAASGSTITPLELRAMLDAGKKLALIDVREQVEWDIVHIDGAQLVPKGMITSGEGLARLPQDRPTVLYCKSGVRSAEALAAVKQAGFSDAVHLQGGIVAWARQIEPDMVVY
- a CDS encoding DUF3152 domain-containing protein; its protein translation is MTSQWPPRGTGRAPVLRDDWREPLRAQRDPLGQSAGRVRADRDRPRQWRKQTWLGRFVSTYGWRAYALPLLTVLTLVVVYQTVTGTSTPKPAARSIHQEPPTIGAVGTSIIDMPPRGLVAFDANLPAGTLPDGGPYTEAGDKTYRVIPGGTPQIGQGTGKVFRYTIEIENGMDPNMYGGDTAFAQMVDMTLANPKGWTHNPQFAFIRIDATSGSKPDFRVSLVSPVSVREGCGYEFRLETSCYNPSFGPDRQSRVFINEARWIRGAVPFEGDVGSYRQYVINHEVGHAIGYVKHEPCDQQGALAPVMMQQTFSTSNDDGAKFDPDQVKADGKTCRFNPWPYPIA
- a CDS encoding alpha/beta fold hydrolase, whose amino-acid sequence is MLALHGLTGHGRRWQHLADYVPEIAVAAPDLLGHARSSWAAPWTIEANVAALAALLDAQADAPALVVGHSFGSAVAMHLAAARPDLVSSLLLLDPATGLDGQWMAEIAEAMFASPDYAERAEARQEKGSGVWADVDPAVLDADVDEHLVQLPNGRYGWRISLPAMMSYWSELARDVVLPPAGVPTTLVRAMWTSPPYVSDGLIAGLRERLGEDFELLDYECDHMVPHAKPDDVAALVRKRLAAR
- a CDS encoding TIGR02569 family protein encodes the protein MTVEPPPEHVLAAFGLTGVQPAALGPAWEGGWRCGEVVLSMVADNARATWSARVRETLFVDGVRLARPVRSTDGRYVVSGWRADTFVAGAPEARHDEVVSAAVRLHEATGKLERPRFLTQGPTAPWADVDVFIAADRAAWEERPMQSVPPDARTAPPSADAQRSVELINQLATLRKPTRSPNQLVHGDLYGTVLFAGTAPPGITDITPYWRPASWAAGVVVVDALSWGEADDGLIERWSALPEWSQMLLRALMFRLAVHALHPRSTAEAFPGLARTAAMVRMIL
- a CDS encoding MGMT family protein, which produces MAAVTDEQIERVRSLVAAIPVGRVSTYGDIASAAGLSSPRIVGWIMRTDSADLPWHRVITASGRPAAHLTTRQLELLRAEGVFSVDGRIALSEVRHEFGN